The Mesotoga infera genome has a segment encoding these proteins:
- a CDS encoding GAF domain-containing protein, producing MEPIKVYIVDNGTAEIKTLSERISKLRWNMHVETVSEDPFVGETSRSNQFYTLNKYLKSKYEGFSSLIDDMIFLVSLDDPLRPGRIVEANNSVVQKLGYSYEELLEMSFYSVAGDLDSEMKKIRADLQIKGMCTTDSFLTMKSGEKLQVEICLKVLDLQNSIVTMVVARDTSAYRKVAAEIQWRQNFERVISEVSGALKEFENIDDAIEKALRQLGELTSADRANVFLLDYRTNSARNTHEWCREGTKGAKSYLQNMPFEEFSWWINEMKREGVHSYVVSELPEEASREAEILSQQGIVSLVVIPIFSRYRPVGFVGLERLSGQFDWSKADIKLLEVFAGLISGVIEFSRFM from the coding sequence GTGGAACCAATAAAAGTGTACATCGTTGACAACGGTACGGCGGAGATCAAGACATTATCTGAACGGATTTCCAAGCTGAGATGGAATATGCACGTAGAGACGGTTTCAGAAGATCCCTTTGTCGGAGAAACCTCGAGGTCCAATCAATTCTATACGCTGAACAAGTATCTAAAAAGCAAGTACGAAGGTTTCTCTAGCCTGATTGACGACATGATCTTTCTCGTGAGCCTTGACGATCCCTTGAGGCCCGGTAGAATAGTCGAAGCCAACAACAGCGTGGTTCAGAAGCTTGGATATTCCTATGAAGAGCTTCTTGAGATGAGTTTTTATTCGGTTGCCGGCGATCTCGATTCTGAGATGAAGAAGATCAGAGCCGATCTTCAGATAAAGGGAATGTGTACGACGGATTCATTTCTTACTATGAAGAGCGGCGAGAAGCTTCAGGTTGAGATTTGCCTGAAGGTTCTCGACTTGCAGAACTCCATAGTCACAATGGTTGTGGCCCGAGACACAAGTGCCTATAGGAAGGTAGCGGCAGAGATTCAGTGGAGACAGAATTTCGAACGGGTCATTTCAGAGGTTTCCGGAGCACTCAAGGAGTTTGAGAACATAGACGACGCAATCGAAAAAGCGCTTAGACAACTTGGAGAGCTTACTTCCGCCGATAGGGCCAATGTCTTCTTACTGGACTACAGAACCAATTCGGCAAGAAACACCCACGAATGGTGTAGAGAAGGCACCAAGGGTGCAAAATCATATCTTCAAAACATGCCGTTCGAAGAGTTTTCCTGGTGGATAAATGAAATGAAAAGAGAGGGGGTTCATTCTTATGTTGTTAGTGAACTCCCCGAAGAGGCTAGCAGAGAAGCAGAAATTCTTTCGCAGCAGGGAATCGTTTCACTTGTTGTCATTCCGATTTTCTCTAGGTATAGGCCTGTTGGTTTCGTCGGATTGGAAAGGCTTAGCGGCCAATTTGATTGGAGTAAGGCAGACATAAAGCTTCTGGAGGTCTTCGCCGGATTGATATCCGGAGTAATAGAATTCTCAAGATTCATGTGA